A region of Gammaproteobacteria bacterium DNA encodes the following proteins:
- a CDS encoding type II toxin-antitoxin system HicA family toxin, producing MAKPCTYRKLIKILKKHDSRFVIEEKRGKGSERMILHPDIDGREAAYPVKCHGEGTELRTGTVDAILRRFNLPKNLV from the coding sequence ATGGCTAAACCATGTACTTACCGCAAACTAATTAAAATACTCAAAAAGCACGACAGTCGGTTCGTGATTGAAGAAAAGCGAGGCAAGGGAAGCGAACGAATGATTTTGCATCCCGACATTGATGGCCGCGAAGCTGCTTACCCAGTCAAATGCCACGGCGAAGGTACAGAGCTTCGCACAGGAACCGTTGATGCGATTCTTCGTCGCTTTAACCTACCCAAAAATCTTGTCTAG
- the tkt gene encoding transketolase, with protein MDAVQRAKSGHPGTAMALAPLGYVLFTEHLRHNPSDPGWIDRDRFVLSNGHCSILLYSLLYLTGYELVLDDLKQYRQWGSKTPGHPEYGHTPGVETTTGPLGQGFANAVGMAIAETHLAATFNMENNPVIDHRTWFIASDGDLMEGISHEAASLAGRLGLNKLIGFYDDNHITIEGDTALAFDEDVATRFESYRWHVQRVEDGNDLRALNSAIEAAKENTSQPSLIIVRTHIAYGSPNAVDTSKAHGSPLGEEEVRLTKTNLDWPTQESFFVPDEALDHWRKALIRGKRLQSQWQEKWNAFTTDDTSTATELKRRLDGKLPHNWDQDIPVFPEGDAMATRVASGKVLNAIAARVPELMGGAADLAPSTNTLIEDAGDFATGAHDKRNMHFGIREHAMGGVLSGMALHGGIVPYGATFLIFSDYMRPSIRLAALMRQHVIYIFTHDSIGLGEDGPTHQPVEQLTALRAIPGLIVLRPADANETAAAWRIALTRQHGPVAMALTRQPVPTLAQCANGRAEGLSRGAYVLADADKESADAILLASGSEVSLALEARTKLLDQHVDARVVSAPSLELFAQQPAGYRDEVLPPGVKLRVAIEAALPMPWQRWVGDAGAVIGIDRFGASAPYERIYKEYGLTADAIVEKVLSLRQAITTSGDNR; from the coding sequence ATGGATGCTGTGCAGCGGGCCAAATCGGGCCATCCCGGCACTGCCATGGCGCTTGCCCCATTGGGCTATGTGTTGTTTACGGAGCATCTGCGGCACAACCCGTCGGATCCGGGCTGGATCGATCGCGACCGCTTTGTACTCTCCAACGGTCACTGCTCGATTCTGCTCTACAGCCTCTTGTATTTGACCGGCTATGAACTTGTCCTCGACGACCTCAAGCAGTATCGCCAGTGGGGCAGCAAGACGCCGGGGCATCCGGAGTATGGCCACACACCGGGTGTTGAAACGACCACCGGACCGCTGGGCCAGGGGTTTGCCAATGCCGTGGGCATGGCCATCGCCGAGACTCATCTGGCGGCGACTTTCAACATGGAGAACAACCCGGTCATCGATCACCGCACCTGGTTCATCGCCAGCGATGGCGATCTGATGGAAGGCATATCCCATGAAGCCGCATCGCTGGCCGGCCGTCTGGGCTTAAACAAGCTGATTGGTTTCTACGACGACAATCACATCACGATAGAGGGCGATACGGCTCTGGCCTTCGATGAGGATGTTGCCACTCGGTTCGAGTCTTATCGCTGGCATGTCCAGCGAGTCGAAGACGGCAATGATCTAAGGGCACTGAACAGCGCCATCGAGGCGGCCAAGGAGAATACAAGTCAACCCTCGCTAATCATCGTTCGCACCCACATCGCCTACGGCAGCCCGAACGCGGTAGACACGAGCAAGGCGCATGGCTCGCCGCTGGGTGAGGAAGAAGTCAGGCTGACAAAGACAAACCTCGACTGGCCGACTCAGGAGTCGTTTTTTGTACCGGATGAGGCGCTGGATCACTGGCGCAAGGCGCTCATCCGTGGCAAGAGACTGCAATCGCAATGGCAGGAAAAATGGAACGCTTTTACGACGGATGACACATCGACAGCGACGGAACTGAAGCGCCGGCTCGACGGTAAACTGCCCCACAATTGGGATCAGGACATTCCGGTGTTTCCCGAAGGAGACGCGATGGCCACGCGCGTCGCCTCGGGCAAGGTGCTCAATGCGATCGCGGCGCGCGTACCAGAACTGATGGGCGGCGCCGCCGATCTGGCGCCTTCGACCAACACACTGATCGAAGACGCCGGCGATTTCGCGACCGGCGCCCATGACAAACGCAACATGCATTTCGGCATTCGCGAGCACGCCATGGGCGGCGTGCTGTCGGGAATGGCGCTGCATGGCGGAATCGTTCCGTACGGCGCGACGTTTTTGATTTTTTCCGATTACATGCGCCCGTCGATCCGGCTGGCCGCACTGATGCGCCAGCATGTTATTTACATATTTACCCACGACTCGATAGGGCTCGGCGAAGACGGGCCAACGCATCAACCGGTGGAGCAGCTCACGGCATTGCGCGCGATACCCGGACTGATCGTGCTCAGGCCCGCGGACGCCAATGAAACCGCGGCGGCGTGGCGCATTGCGCTGACCCGGCAGCATGGCCCGGTGGCAATGGCCTTGACACGCCAACCCGTACCGACATTGGCGCAGTGCGCCAACGGTCGTGCCGAGGGCCTTTCACGGGGGGCCTATGTGCTCGCGGACGCGGATAAAGAGAGCGCCGATGCTATTCTTCTCGCCAGCGGTTCAGAAGTTTCGCTTGCACTTGAAGCACGCACGAAGCTGCTCGATCAACATGTCGATGCGCGCGTCGTGAGTGCCCCAAGCCTTGAATTATTTGCGCAACAGCCGGCGGGCTACCGCGATGAAGTTTTGCCGCCCGGTGTCAAGCTGCGCGTAGCCATCGAGGCGGCGTTGCCGATGCCATGGCAGCGATGGGTGGGTG